The Solanum lycopersicum chromosome 8, SLM_r2.1 DNA segment TGTAAAGAGAAGAGACTACTATGGTCATTGTTGATAACTAGTCAAGATTAAAACCAATATTTAATTACGTAATTCACTTtgtatctttaaaaaatttaatcccATTACAGTATCGTATCGAGGTAGTataggattattttatttactaaaaCAGGGTACTTCAAACTGTTGCAACTTTTGAACATAATGGGTGGAGCAAATCACACGACACTGCTTTATTTTGAAACAATGCAGAGAAAAGAGATGAAGAATctaaatatttggaaaaaatttggcaaataatgtttgtccatacaatttgtcattattaggcaaatatttttggcaaatatcccaaattttcaaatactagttttttctagtatttgggtcaaatatcattatttgggatattttaaaaattaaaattttaccccaatcttttatcttttacaaaaacactcTCTCTAGTATTTGgttgcgttgtattacatcattttttacgtgaacaccaaaatagtgatgaaatatttagtgaatattaaataatgatatgattgttgatgaaaattattaaaaattggctttaggtaacaaagtcatgaactttatctacttcacgatgtatggaacaattcttgttgcactcattccaaattaccacattgcttcagtgtcatggacattatttgttattgttgtaactaacattcaattgacttgtaatacaaacttttagttagttttgatagtttttaaaacttgtgtgtataaatcatatttttctaaaaaggtgaaatatatttcccaaattttatggccaaacacatggtgaaatttcacccaaattttcactcaaataatatttgccaagatTATTTGGAAATCTATGATCAAACGCTAGCTAAATGTTTTGACAAAAGTTAAGTTCTCAAATGTGTATGTTTATCTTAACCAAAGTGATTAAGAGCCCGCttgaattgatatttttaaaaatagcttttaagccttaaaaaaaataatcaaacttaAATGAgttttagtaaaaaataaaaataagggaatCTAATTTtcgtttttaactttttctttttaaaagtacataaatttattttcagcGTAATCAAATACTTCCAAACActaaaaacacttaaaaatagatttaattaacttttaaataaaatcaaaggaCTTCGAATGAGTTCACAGTTTGGTAAAGTACCTTGAGTTTGAATCTCCTCATTTTTGGGCTTTTAAAAGTCACATAACAAAAGCTGATATGGGCTCAGCTTTTGGGCTCAACCCAATAAAAAAGTTAACATTATTTTTGGGCTTAATGTAAAGCTTAACATTGCTACCTCGTTGAAACTctttaaaaaatgatgaattgttattaaattttgaattaacataaagaaaattctttttagtgtaaaataaaataaattaaaattgaatgaagaaaaatttaaatccttttaataatatatgtttaattgaattttctttctttagtttcgtagtatttcttttttattttttcaattccaCTATAGAGAGATGAAAactaaattaaactaatttgagttattttatCATTTGTCTTTTTTAACCTAATAAGCTAAACTATAAAATTGGCGATGTCATCATTTATCTTTCGAATATGCACTAGAAATAAGTAATTTAGTCCTTACTAATGTTTAAAAATTACACataagaaaaaaagttttttaaaaaataaatttaaaatgggAAAATTCGGCATATAAGTAAACATAtactaactaattaattaattaatatagctATAGTTTACCTTAGTTACAATCCACAATCTACTTTTAGCTATAATTACGCGACTCAACTTTTTTTTGTATACttcaaacatttatataattcgaAATTTGTACAACTTTTGTATAATTTAGAATTTGTATTAACGGTTTACACTTATGATGTTTGTAATAGTATGAATTCATTATTTCGAGTCTATACAAATGTACCACGAATTATACAAACTTGCGAATCATACATATCCGTGAATTACATAAATAAGATAACTTAAATTGTAACTACAACTCGTAAATATACAAACTATCGCTATGAAGCATGATTAAGTTTATTAAAGTGGttaattttttgaaagtttCCCTCATAAAGTTAATGTTTTTACTTCCGTTTGAccaaaatgatatatatgaaaTCTAAATCGCAAAGTTGCGGagtgtattattttaataataataatttgaaaatggGTCCAGTAGAGAGACGTTGGCAATTGGCATTTGACAGTTaccttaaaattttgaaaaaaagaaaaggaattgCAGACAAACTACACATATAATTATACATAGAGTAAAATCAGAAGGGGACCAGCTAGTTTACCCATATTTGAACTATGAGATTGGTTTTTCCTCAATGAATTTTCGAACTGAAATGGAGAATAAAGCTGAGAATGAGAACGGGCCATCGAGTGAATCGTCGATATGGAGTAGATCTAGTTCTGATGAGAGCAAAGAGAAGGATTCATCTACTTCTTCACCGTCTTCTCCGTTAGGATGGCCTATTCGTAGAGCTGAAAAGGATGATGTGAATTCAAAAGGTtcgttttctttttttccctagTTTGAATTTCGATGAtctaagaaaaagataaaaaggagaatttacttttttttactttcaattTTAGTGAATCAttagttaatatttatttggtaaCATTCtgttttatttcaaattcaaaatttgaatattttatggCGGTTAAGCAATTTGGCTTTTGAATTAGAAGGTTATAACTGAGTTTATTCGCATTACATTGAACAGAATTGGAGATGATGAAAGAGAGATTTTCAAAATTGTTGCTCGGAGAAGACATGTCTGGTAGTGGGAAAGGGGTTTGTACATCATTGGCTATTTCAAATGCGATAACCAATCTATGTGGTAAATTTTCATATTCGAGactattttttgttgtttttatcggtctttttaattttttgacaaaaattcaATGTGTAGCTACTATATTTGGACAACTATGGAGACTAGAACCATTACCTCTGGAAAAGAAATCGATGTGGCGAAGAGAGATGGAATGGCTTGTTGCTGTTAGTGACCACATTGTTGAATTAAAACCTTCTTGGCAAACATTTCATGATGGGAGTAAGCTTGAGGTACTTATTGTTCTTCGTAACTTGCTTGAGCCACGTTCTGGTTGTATTGTGATTGTGTTACTTATCTAGCTGCCGTTGTCAAGCTGGGGATCGTTGAATGGAAGTGTTATCGATTTAATTTCCTTTGTGTATCTCCAGGTTATGACTAGTAGACCAAGAGCAGATCTTTTTATTAATCTTCCAGCTCTACGAAAACTTGACAATATGCTTATTGTAAGAATCTCTTTGTCCTATTTTTTTCATAGTAGTACGAATAGTAGAATGATCCATTTGGTATGTTGCAGGAAATACTAGATAGCTTTACAAATACCGAGTTTTGGTATGTGGATCAAGGGATAATCGCGGCTGAGGATGATGGTTCAGCTTCTTTTCGGAAAGCTATCCAGAGGCAAAAAGACAAGTGGTGGTTGCCTGTCCCAAGGGTGCCTCATGGTGGTTTGCTTGAAGATACAAGGAAGCAGTTAAATCACAAACGCGAATGTGCTAGTCAAATTCTGAAAGCTGCTATGTCGATAAATAGCATTACGTTAGCTGAGATGGAAGTTCCTGAATCATATTTAGATGCTCTTCCAAAGGTACATCTTTGAAACAGCATCTTCTGAACTTGTATGAGAATAAATTTACTAGACTTGCTAATTCCGCGCTTTCTGTTGAACTTGTTGGTTATGTTGTTCAGCTAACACGTCAAGGAAAGATAGATattgatttatgtttttttcttttagaatgGAAGAGCGTGTTTAGGGGATGTCATCTACCGCTACATAACATCAGAACATTTCTCCTCTGAGTGCTTGCTTGATTGTCTTGATCTGTCAACTGAATGTGTTGCCTTAGAGATAGCAAATCGTGTGGAGGCTTCAATTTACGTGTGGCGAAGAAAACATCATCCTAGACCTCCAACTAATCCGAATCGTTCCACAGCAAAATCATCTTGGGAGATGGTCAAGGATCTAGTGGTTGATGGAGACAAGAGGGAGTCACTTGCTGAGAGAGCTGAAAACCTCCTACTTTGCCTAAAACAGCGATTCCCCGGCCTTACACAAACCACTTTAGATACCAGCAAGATTCAGTACAATAAGGTTCGTTACTAGTGTAGAAATGTTTCGTGCTCTCTTTCTTGCTATTACAATTTAGTGACTAGATATCGTTCTTCAATCATATTTCAGGATGTAGGAAAGTGTATCTTAGAGAGCTACTCAAGAGTCCTTGAGAGTCTGGCTTTCAATATTGTTGCACGAATTGATGATCTACTACACGTGGACGCCTTAACCAGGAACTCGTCTGTTCCTATAGGCAATGTCATTAACCACAAAAAAGTGTCAATCCCATATTCAGGCACCCCATATAGAACACCAAACTTTTCACCTGTGCCTCTGATAAGCCCGGTAAGGGGGGACAGAACTCCATTCCTCAATGCAAATAGTAACAAACTAACTGGACGTGGCTTCGGAGTGAAGAGAGTATTGTCAAATTATCTTGGCTGTGAAGCAAAGACAAAGAATTCTGGAAATGCCATTTCGAACAAGAGTTCTGATCACATTATTCGAAGTCCAGAGCTATGTCAAGCTGGTAAAGGCCTACGATCAATAGACCGCTGATCGTGGAACCTAAAGTTTACAATATTAGGAATGAACAGAGCAAAATGACAGATACTTCTGCAGGACTATATTGCATTATGCCATTTTTTTACATTATAGTTTGTTTACACTTCCATGCTTGTGTGATGTAATGTACACACTTTCTGTTTGTTCCCTTGAGGAGCAGCACTCTTGACATAATTTACAAGTAAGATAAATTTGTATCAACAGTTTTGTTGCTCTAATAATATTAGCATAAAAGCATGAACTCCTTAACTCGAACTTTGCGAGATGATGAAGGTTATGTTTTCTCTTAGTTACATAAGAAGGCATGAAAAGAGCTCCAATGTACTTGTGACTGTCACAGCCTACGTGATAGTGTctacttgttcatttttatacaagtttaattgtCTACTTTTGTACATTCAAAGTTGGAGGATATAGATGCCAATCGAAGCCAAGTTAAAAGATAAAGATGTCAGCTGAAGCCAAGTAAAAGGCATTTATGCATTTTgcctatttttttttgcaagacCTTTTTTTTGGAACCCAAGAATAACCCATAGGCACTACAACCTTTGCCACAACCTCTACCCTCAACACTCGGTAGTTTGCAAACCATACATAACCTCACTATGCAGACCACTGAAGGAAAGTAAACCGCACTAGGCAAGCCCTATGTGATATGCTCGACTCAAAAGACATTAATTAGTGATCGATCTCGGGTCATCCGTGTGGATAATCACCGTTCAAACCAACTGAGCTATCCTGAAGGACAAAGTAATAATTATGAGGCTAATAAGACTTGAACACACAACCTTAGAGAACTTTTGCTACCCCTTCATAAGACTTAccattgtctattttcattaaaatttttggTGTATACCTTTCTCTAACTACTTGTAAAAAGACTATTGCCAACAAGAATATGGTTTATTCAATTCTAAGTACttcaatttataattatagtactATTGTAAGTAAACTTCAATGATCATACATGAAATTAATTCTTGTCTCATCTATATCCATTTATACCTGTACatattactttaaaaaacataaagatTGTTAGAAATAttgattgaatatttttttcttcatgaaAAGACTTTAGAATAGAAGAAAATTGCATTTACTATTTTcctcaaattattatttaattatcgttgtaatatttaaaattaagaagctcTAAAGTATATGATAAgaggaaaatatatattaaaattaagaaatgttaaaatataggaaaaatgtacaagtatcccttgctcgaaatttcagagacacacttatactatattaagatcctattacccctgaacttattctataagtaattttctatcccttttcggcctacgtgacactagtttgaagaaaaaagtcaaccaacattgggcccacaagatagtgtcacgtaggccgaaaaggggtagaaaattatcaataaaataagttcggggtaatagaaccttaatatagtataagtgcgTATTTGAGATTTAGAATAAGGTATAGATTaaggaggtacttgtgcattatccctaaaatatataataagagTTATGTTCTAAAATATGTGGTaatggaaaaatatattttaaattaagtgTATCAAAAAAGATAGAAAGCAAAATATAAATAcgtttaaaaaaagagaaaaaaatcagGACTTTTTTGTTATCAAAACATGGCCTATTATTTGGCATAAAACCCCACATTTTTTTGGTGggtattaaattaaatagtttatagaaattttaatgatgataatataacataaaaaaaaatttggtcatatAATAACTCcaatacatttttttctttttaggaaTTTATTGACCACAATATAACATGAACTAAAAATCCAAATAAACTAAGGTATCTTTTATGTTGTTGTCACATCactttttttagttattatatatatatatatataaaggtaggttacaacttaaatatttaaaaggattGACAATCTGTGAAtcttttttgagatatttttttgGGGCTAGAGATCTACCTAGTTGTaagaggaaataaaaaaatatttgaaaaactatATAGTATGAAATATCTATTTTCCTAATCATGATTAGTTTTCAAGTTCATGTTAATCACAtccaaattattaatttcaaaatagaTCTTTTATCTCTcatccaaataaaatttttgtaaaacgtgagaaaaataaaagaaaacaatgagaagttaagttttaaaatttgattcaatttgcattatataatattgttttctatttcagattaattgtcttgttttttcttaATGTGTCTCTTGATAAAATATTACTTTAATTATCGACTATTCTTAAGatatactttttctttattgaatatttattttattatatgtcaTTTCCATATAATTGAGGTATTTATATTCTTCAAGAATAATTATAACTAATGTtatcttaaatttcaaaattgacaaataattgaaataattattttaaaaattccgATACATACTTTAAgacacaaaaattaaataactcattaagttgaaataaagtatttttaaacCAACGGCAGCAAAAAAGGACTACtaataaacaataattaaaattatgctACTCTACTTTTTTCCCCTCATTAATACTCCCTTAGGTCCCATGTAgatgattatattattaaaaaaatatttatctcgtATTACTTTTCAGttataaaattatgataatagtaacttatttttttattttacccttgCAATTAATATGacctacaaaaatttaaacaaattttaaagatctagaaaattctttcttttaagaATTTAACTATTATGAACTAAAGATAAAATAGTTGAGCAatctattaattatttcttaatcacgatataaaataaaaagtgtccatttaatataattaatagggaaattttttaaaatgtcaatattttagcatttaagaggactcattagcaacaatttcaatatttagtaaaaatgtcattttagtttgttatgtatatttttattatttatttttatttaaagaatataattatttaataacaaaaaggagaaaattaaggggggaatatttcaaaaaaaggcaagcatccttaattttttcatcagttacattttcaaattaaatataaattttgtttttttttctccaaaattttacctttttaaaattatattcattccacaatatattctatttatatttattatagttttttattagtttgtattcatttcaataggtATGTCGAATTTATCTAtctagtcatttaagaaatatatttgtattttcatatattttttccttatatagttatttttttcttcaaaaatcttgtatgtattcatttcaatatgtatttcttttgtatttctatttattctagtttttatttagaattttatataataatatataaaatacaaaaaattagtatgatgaaaaagtgaataaaatataaaattgaaaagaaataattgaatatttggtgtactcattcttaaataaaacacataactagttgacatacctttagaataaatacaaattagaaaaaaatatcaaattcagttgacatacctttgttagtttgtattcattccaatatgtatgtcaaataaaatatagctatttaagaaatacatttgtattcgtatatattttcactatgtatttatttttcttttcaaaatcttgtttccttttctaagtcgtattcattcgaatacaaataaaaaagttgttcttcttataaataaaatacataactagttgacatacatttggatgaatacaaattagggacaaatacaagattcataaaccatgcaccatgaaatttttaataaatataaatattgatagtatacatagtgatttgaatacaaattaaagaaagcacaccaaattctaaaaaagaactataaatacaaaacaaactaatagaaaattgttcgacaactatccgatcttcgtcgtctttttcaagatcctcacgagtagacaaagattctacatttgcgttctgaatttgaggaaggttttgcacaccaatgagtcttgcaaatgttcttaccctctttcttccctcgttttagcagcggatcatagattatacactatttgttaaataataaataaattaaaggatgaaaagtcaccagaaattggttgattaagatgaatacctctagtaagcctcttggattcagccattgaagagtaaatcataacggaaattgaaaaatacaaacaatatttttttaagatttaaacaaaaataaaattagaaaagaaatctgaaaataagataaagattagagataccttaatcaaagggattcttgttgattcaattttggatttaaaaaacaaccaaaatatatggcaaaaaaatatttgcaacttgaatgttggaggaaaatcagaaaagataactatgagagagaaaaaaaattaaatgggagagaaaattaacaatttgaaaagataaatatgagagagaatgatttttttttctaaaaaaaggatatatagaattaattgaaaaagagagataaaatagaaagaaaattgggacacataaattttttaaaataatgacatttttgacattattgctaatatttataaagtatggatattcttactaaatatgttatttattttgactaatttactaatttttcctaattaatATGACCTACGgaagtttaaataaattttaaagatctTTCAAGAGTCTAATTAGTATGAACTAAGGGTCAAATCGTAAAGTTGAACAATTTATTAATGGTTTCTTAAtgaatgtataaaataaaaaatgttcattaatataaaaaaaaaattgatcaatttatttataattttttaatcataatgtaaaaaagaaagtacacattatatttttgttgttgtttagttagattttaattgtttaatttgattgtattgtactgtattgtaatttataaatttactaaatttttcttaattattctagggtaAGAGGTTTGGCTAGATTCAAATAATTAAGGTAAcaggtaaaatagtattttaaaatattaggtaaagatataattggcagaaattaagtaaaaatagaaacacaccaaattggttatttcataaaataggagtaacaatacagtacaatatattttaaataacaatcaaaacaaatattataaatataataacaatataatataatataataaataacaatgttccaaacataatataaatttaaactcaaaTCAAATTACACTAAATACGTTAGACCTTATTAAGATTGGTATCtgcataatttaattttcaaataaacgTTGAGGCCAACTAATGCACGcaaaactatatatttttatattatacattCCATGTgcttagatattttattttattttgatttaatcatctccttgttatatatatatatatatatatatatatatatatatataacatttctCTTATTCTTTCCTTCTATATATCTTCATTTCTTTCGTTAGaacttttttcattctttaaaaGTTCGAACACTCTTAATTAAATTTCTGACAATACGATTAAATACGAGTTAGCTAATATTGTAGCTTCGACGTTGAGTTTTCGATTATATTTTATGGCGAATACAATGGCTGCAGTTCAAATATTTGGTATTAGCAGAATGAGGCAGCATCAAGCAGCACCAACTTTGTAAGTTGTACCTTCAATGTGTTGATGCAAAATATTTCGATATAATTCAGTAGCTTTTGGATCGATCTGTTAAGCTATATTGCGTTACTAAAGGTTTTAGAATTCATAAACTCAAAATCGTACTAGTGGTTACTGATATTGTTGAATGGAAATGAGTTCTCTTTGTAcaattctaaatattttatttttgaattttgtcgTTTTGAATGGTTGACTA contains these protein-coding regions:
- the LOC101243910 gene encoding rop guanine nucleotide exchange factor 5-like; this translates as MNFRTEMENKAENENGPSSESSIWSRSSSDESKEKDSSTSSPSSPLGWPIRRAEKDDVNSKELEMMKERFSKLLLGEDMSGSGKGVCTSLAISNAITNLCATIFGQLWRLEPLPLEKKSMWRREMEWLVAVSDHIVELKPSWQTFHDGSKLEVMTSRPRADLFINLPALRKLDNMLIEILDSFTNTEFWYVDQGIIAAEDDGSASFRKAIQRQKDKWWLPVPRVPHGGLLEDTRKQLNHKRECASQILKAAMSINSITLAEMEVPESYLDALPKNGRACLGDVIYRYITSEHFSSECLLDCLDLSTECVALEIANRVEASIYVWRRKHHPRPPTNPNRSTAKSSWEMVKDLVVDGDKRESLAERAENLLLCLKQRFPGLTQTTLDTSKIQYNKDVGKCILESYSRVLESLAFNIVARIDDLLHVDALTRNSSVPIGNVINHKKVSIPYSGTPYRTPNFSPVPLISPVRGDRTPFLNANSNKLTGRGFGVKRVLSNYLGCEAKTKNSGNAISNKSSDHIIRSPELCQAGKGLRSIDR